In the genome of Pseudomonas fluorescens, the window TTCCGAAACGCGGGATGCGCGCTCCAGCAGACGGGAGTGGAGATAGAACACGTCGCCTGGGTAAGCTTCACGGCCTGGTGGACGGCGCAGCAGCAGGGAAATCTGGCGGTAAGCCACTGCTTGCTTGGACAGATCGTCATAAACGATCAGCGCGTCTTCACCGCGGTCGCGGAAGAATTCACCCATGGTGCAACCGGAGTACGGTGCCAGGAATTGCAGCGCAGGAGATTCCGAAGCACTGGCAGCCACGATGATCGTGTTGGCCAGGGCGCCGTTTTCTTCCAGCTTGCGAACCACGTTGGCGATGGTCGATTGTTTCTGACCGATTGCTACGTAGACGCAGAAAATGCCGCTGTTCTTCTGGTTGATGATCGCGTCGATCGCCAGAGCGGTTTTACCGATCTGACGGTCACCGATGATCAGCTCACGCTGGCCACGGCCGACAGGGATCATGGCATCGACAGCCTTGTAGCCAGTCTGTACAGGCTGGTCTACCGACTTACGCCAGATCACGCCTGGAGCAACTTTCTCGACCGCGTCGGTCTCGGTGTTGCCCAGTGGACCTTTGCCGTCAACAGGGTTACCCAGTGCGTCGACTACGCGACCCAGCAGTTCCTTACCAACCGGAACTTCCAGGATGCGGCCGGTGCACTTGGCGCTCATGCCTTCAGCCAGAGACTGGTATGCGCCCAATACAACGGCACCTACGGAGTCTTGCTCCAGGTTGAGGGCCATACCGAAGACGCCGCCCGGAAACTCGATCATCTCGCCGTACATTACGTCGGCCAGACCGTGAATCCGCACGATACCGTCAGATACGCTGACGACAGTGCCTTCGTTACGGGCTTGGGAGGTCACATCGAGCTTGTCGATGCGGCCCTTGATAATTTCACTTATTTCGGAAGGATTGAGTTGCTGCATTGCTCTGCTGCCCCTTCAAACTCAAGATTTCAATGCTTCGGCAAGTTTCGCGATTTTGCCGCGAATCGAGCCATCGATAACCAGGTCGCCGGCGCGGATGACGACACCACCAATAAGGGCAGCGTCCTCCGCAACTTGCAGGCGCACTTCCCGGTTGAGTCGTGCACTGAGAACCTTGGCGAGTTTGTCTTGCTGTTCTTGGTTCAATGC includes:
- the atpA gene encoding F0F1 ATP synthase subunit alpha; its protein translation is MQQLNPSEISEIIKGRIDKLDVTSQARNEGTVVSVSDGIVRIHGLADVMYGEMIEFPGGVFGMALNLEQDSVGAVVLGAYQSLAEGMSAKCTGRILEVPVGKELLGRVVDALGNPVDGKGPLGNTETDAVEKVAPGVIWRKSVDQPVQTGYKAVDAMIPVGRGQRELIIGDRQIGKTALAIDAIINQKNSGIFCVYVAIGQKQSTIANVVRKLEENGALANTIIVAASASESPALQFLAPYSGCTMGEFFRDRGEDALIVYDDLSKQAVAYRQISLLLRRPPGREAYPGDVFYLHSRLLERASRVSEEYVEKFTNGAVTGKTGSLTALPIIETQAGDVSAFVPTNVISITDGQIFLESAMFNSGIRPAVNAGVSVSRVGGAAQTKIIKKLSGGIRTALAQYRELAAFAQFASDLDEATRKQLEHGQRVTELMKQKQYAPMSIADMALSLYAAERGFLTDVEIAKIGSFEQALIAFFNRDHADLMAKINVKGDFNDEIDAGMKAGIEKFKATQTW